The DNA sequence TTCGGGCCGACGCCCTGATGGAAGAGGACGTCGCCTGGAGCCAGGAGATCGACGGGGCGCGGGACGGCGATCAGCTGGACCGCTCCGAGCGCGCCGCGCTACGACGCGTGGCCGGTCTCTCCACGGAGCTCGAGGACGTCACCGAGGTCGAGTACCGCCAGCTGCGCCTGGAGCGCGTGGTGCTGGTGGGCGTCTGGACCTCGGGGACGGTGCACGACGCGGAGATCTCCCTCGCGGAGCTCGCCGCACTCGCCGAGACAGCGGGCGCCCAGGTGCTGGACGCGGTGTACCAGCGGCGCGACAAGCCGGACCCGGCCACCTACATCGGCTCGGGCAAGGCGCTGGAGCTGCGGGACATCGTGCTCGAATCCGGTGCCGACACCGTCGTCTGCGACGGTGAGCTGAGCCCCGGCCAGCTGATCCACCTGGAAGACGTCGTCAAGGTGAAGGTGGTCGACCGGACCGCCCTCATCCTCGACATCTTCGCCCAGCACGCCAAGTCCCGTGAGGGCAAGGCGCAGGTCTCGCTGGCCCAGATGCAGTACATGCTGCCGAGGCTGCGCGGCTGGGGTCAGTCGCTCTCCCGTCAGATGGGCGGCGGCGGTTCCAGCGGCGGTGGCGGCATGGCCACCCGTGGTCCCGGTGAGACCAAGATCGAGACGGACCGGCGACGGATCCGCGAGAAGATGGCGAAGATGCGCCGGGAGATCGCGGAGATGAAGACCGGCCGCGAGATCAAGCGGCAGGAGCGCAAGCGCAACAAGGTGCCCTCCGTCGCCATCGCCGGATACACCAACGCGGGCAAGTCCTCGCTGCTCAACCGTCTGACCGGGGCCGGCGTCCTGGTGGAGAACGCGCTGTTCGCCACCCTGGACCCGACCGTCCGCCGGGCCGAGACGCCGAGCGGCCGTATCTACACCCTGGCCGACACCGTCGGGTTCGTCCGGCATCTGCCGCACCACCTCGTCGAGGCGTTCCGCTCCACCATGGAGGAGGTCGGCGAGTCCGATCTCATCCTCCACGTGGTGGACGGCTCCCACCCGGTGCCGGAGGAACAGCTCGCCGCGGTGCGCGAGGTGATCCGGGACGTCGGCGCGGTGAACGTGCGCGAGATCGTCGTGATCAACAAGGCGGACGCGGCGGACCCCCTGGTCCTCCAGCGGCTGCTGCGCAACGAGAAGTACGCGATCGCGGTCTCGGCCAGGACCGGCGCCGGGATCGACGAGCTGCTCACGCTCATCGACGCCGAGCTGCCCCGGCCGTCCGTCGAGATCGAGGTGCTCGTGCCGTACATCCAGGGGGCCCTGGTCTCCCGGGTGCACGCCGAGGGCGAGGTGCTCTTCGAGGAGCACACCGCCGAGGGCACCCTGCTCAAGGCCCAGGTCCACGAGGAGCTGGCCGCGGAGCTCGGGACCTTCGTCCCCGCCGCGCACTGACGGCCGCGGGACCGCGTGACAGCCGAAGGCCCGGCCCCTCTCTTCTTCAGGGAGAGGGGCCGGGCCTTCGCCGTACGGTCGCCGGCCGGGGCTACCGCCCGGCGAACCTGTCGCTCATCATCGTGAAGGTGCGCCGGGCGTCGTCGTCGAGCCGGGGACCGGCCAGCCAGCCCGAGGTGACCGGACCGATCGAGGTGTTGGACACCAGCATCGACTTCCCGTCCGGCCCGGCGACGAACCAGCCGCCGCCGGAGGAACCGCCGGTCATCGTGCAGCCGATGCGGTACATCGTCGGCGTGCCGGGGGCGATCGAGAGCCGGCCGGGACGGTCGACGCACTGGTGCATCAGCAGTCCGTCGTACGGCGGACCGGCCGGGTAGCCCCAGGCGCCCA is a window from the Streptomyces sp. MMBL 11-1 genome containing:
- the hflX gene encoding GTPase HflX; translated protein: MTSSSSLPQDAQDAQSATENTESLTESLRADALMEEDVAWSQEIDGARDGDQLDRSERAALRRVAGLSTELEDVTEVEYRQLRLERVVLVGVWTSGTVHDAEISLAELAALAETAGAQVLDAVYQRRDKPDPATYIGSGKALELRDIVLESGADTVVCDGELSPGQLIHLEDVVKVKVVDRTALILDIFAQHAKSREGKAQVSLAQMQYMLPRLRGWGQSLSRQMGGGGSSGGGGMATRGPGETKIETDRRRIREKMAKMRREIAEMKTGREIKRQERKRNKVPSVAIAGYTNAGKSSLLNRLTGAGVLVENALFATLDPTVRRAETPSGRIYTLADTVGFVRHLPHHLVEAFRSTMEEVGESDLILHVVDGSHPVPEEQLAAVREVIRDVGAVNVREIVVINKADAADPLVLQRLLRNEKYAIAVSARTGAGIDELLTLIDAELPRPSVEIEVLVPYIQGALVSRVHAEGEVLFEEHTAEGTLLKAQVHEELAAELGTFVPAAH